In a single window of the Penaeus monodon isolate SGIC_2016 chromosome 3, NSTDA_Pmon_1, whole genome shotgun sequence genome:
- the LOC119589722 gene encoding pro-resilin-like, protein MAFKVLALATLVVAIVALPDSPPTYGYSAPTPSYAPAKYDFNYAVNDPPSGNDFGHEEARDGDNTQGSYYVLLPDGRLQRVTYNVNGDSGYLADVTYEGEARYPTPKASYGPPQPSYKPPTPSYA, encoded by the exons ATGGCATTCAAG GTATTAGCACTGGCCACCCTTGTGGTAGCCATCGTCGCCCTTCCTGATAGCCCACCTACATATGGCTACTCTGCTCCCACACCCTCTTATGCAcctgccaagtacgacttcaactacgccgtCAACGACCCACCATCTGGCAACGACTTCGGACATGAGGAAGCTCGTGATGGAGACAACACACAGGGATCCTACTATGTCCTTCTTCCCGACGGTCGCCTCCAGAGGGTCACCTACAACGTGAACGGCGACTCCGGTTACTTGGCTGATGTCACCTACGAGGGAGAAGCTCGGTACCCCACCCCAAAGGCATCCTACGGCCCTCCCCAGCCTTCCTACAAGCCGCCCACCCCATCCTATGCTTAA